The genomic region CTGTATGAACTTACTGCAGCAGCAAGGATAACAGTGACCACCACCATGAGCATTACACCAATTACAGGCGAGGCAGCGAGATTATTATCTAAAAATGTTTTTCGTTGTTTCATATGTATCATATGTAACTCCACCTTACAATATCATGAAAAATTGAAGAATATTCGTTTTTACAAAAATAGGTCATTATTAGATGTATATAAACCACATAATTATGATTAGATATGTTAGCTTTTATGAAAAAATAGGTATGAATTAGTTAAAATAAAGAAGAGGGAAAAATCCCCCATAGTGAAAACTATTTTCAGCTTATTTCAGCCCAGAAAACAAGCTTTCCTTCCATTGAACCTATGCCAATAAAATCATCAGGTACATTCAGGGATGCCTGTACAGTTTCTGTGGTTTCAGATTCAACAACGTTTGAATACCCGTCCCATGTACCGGAATTTAGCATAAGACCATCAACATATAAATCCTTTGCAACATCTGTCACCTGAGCTGTAACAGTGGCATCGGTTGCGCCTTTATTTTTAATGTGCAAAGTGTGCTCATCACTAACCTCACCAGCTGAAAGTGTACCGAAATTCATTGTACCCGGAGTAACCTCTATAGATATTGAAGGGATTATAGTTGCACTTAGCGAAACTGATGTGGCTTCATAAGAATTGTAAGAGTCATCATCTTCTTCATCACTAACAGTGATGTAAGCTACTTCAGTTAGTGCATCACTATTGCTATCATCGTCATAAACTATCAATTTTACAGTGTAAGAACCATTTTCTGTATAAGTATGAACAGGATCTTGCTCAGTAGAATCAATAACGTTATCTCCGTCAAAATCCCATTGCCACGCACTTACATTTCCTGAAGATTGATCTGTAAACTGCACCGATAGCGGTGCTTGCCCTGAAGTTATATTTACAGTAAAATCTGCTTTCAGTGAAGTCCCACTGCTTCCACCACCGCTTTTAATAGTAATATAATCAGTCTTTGTTTCCACATCACTGTCACTATTACTGGATGATATCAATTTTACAGTATAAGTACCAGCACTCTGGTAGGTGTAAACTGGATTCTGTTCTGTTGAATCAATTGAATTATCACCATCAAAATCCCATTGCCACGATGTAGCATTCGTTGATTTGTCAGTAAACTTTACTGTCAAAGGCACTTTTCCTGATGTAATATTTGCAGTAAAATCCGCTATTACTTCGGGAGTACTGGTTTCTGAACTTACAGTCACCTGTGTATCACCGAGCACTGTAATGTAATTATAAGCTTCTGGAGCAACATATCCTGAAATAGTGTAAACACCATCATCCGTATCATCAGGAACCATTACTGAATACTCAACTGTTTTTGATTCACCTGA from Methanolobus tindarius DSM 2278 harbors:
- a CDS encoding PKD domain-containing protein codes for the protein MMVKEKVHIYIIFPTFLCLVMSLSTPAYAAGDITAVREISNMNVTPGETFNVSVTLKMNADVIGPLLRETLPDGWTIGSLDNDGSLFNVNTTEWAWVSMLQSGESKTVEYSVMVPDDTDDGVYTISGYVAPEAYNYITVLGDTQVTVSSETSTPEVIADFTANITSGKVPLTVKFTDKSTNATSWQWDFDGDNSIDSTEQNPVYTYQSAGTYTVKLISSSNSDSDVETKTDYITIKSGGGSSGTSLKADFTVNITSGQAPLSVQFTDQSSGNVSAWQWDFDGDNVIDSTEQDPVHTYTENGSYTVKLIVYDDDSNSDALTEVAYITVSDEEDDDSYNSYEATSVSLSATIIPSISIEVTPGTMNFGTLSAGEVSDEHTLHIKNKGATDATVTAQVTDVAKDLYVDGLMLNSGTWDGYSNVVESETTETVQASLNVPDDFIGIGSMEGKLVFWAEIS